Proteins from a genomic interval of Mesobacillus sp. S13:
- a CDS encoding transposase, whose amino-acid sequence MKTWSPEYFYHVVSRGNRREPLFLSSDDFEAFLYILLQTYEKFPFEITSYCLMTNHYHIQIRTEAFSISKVMSIVNKRYANYFNNKYKQSGHVFEKRYFDQVILGPIGMYEVSRYIHMNPVRAHIVERPEDYPWSSYRFYLNPKLDAPVYLKVEVLINSVIDSFKGSYKKVSAADFPLSGIIQKS is encoded by the coding sequence TTGAAAACATGGTCTCCGGAGTATTTTTATCACGTTGTCAGCCGTGGCAATCGGCGTGAACCTCTATTTCTATCCTCAGATGACTTCGAAGCATTTCTCTACATTCTCCTGCAAACTTACGAAAAATTCCCTTTCGAAATAACTTCCTATTGCTTGATGACAAACCATTACCATATTCAAATTCGGACAGAGGCATTCTCTATTTCGAAGGTGATGTCGATCGTGAATAAGCGGTATGCAAACTACTTTAATAACAAGTACAAACAATCTGGGCATGTTTTTGAAAAGAGGTACTTTGACCAGGTAATTTTAGGTCCAATTGGCATGTATGAAGTCAGCCGTTATATCCATATGAATCCGGTAAGGGCGCATATTGTAGAGCGGCCAGAGGATTATCCTTGGAGCAGCTATAGGTTTTATTTAAATCCAAAGCTAGATGCCCCGGTATATTTAAAGGTAGAGGTCCTGATAAATTCGGTAATTGATAGTTTTAAAGGAAGTTACAAAAAAGTATCGGCAGCTGACTTCCCACTTTCCGGAATCATACAGAAGAGTTGA
- a CDS encoding carbohydrate ABC transporter permease, with protein sequence MFYSLYISFTDWDYMSSDYSFVGLGNYFDLFGDPLFYGVLWNTLYFSVGVVVPSVFGGLLLALLLVRKQKGMGFYRTLIFSPWVTPAVAVSIVWSWIYEPQVGLANWLLTSFNLPALEWTSSTTWAMPAVIIVTIWKGLGWCMIFYLNALKKVPQSLYEAASLDGASSMQRFLYITLPLISPTTLFLVIITAVDALQAYDQIQVLTQGGPAGSTRTILYMYYQSAFEQFNMGQATAVATVLVILTASLSLLQFILSRKWVHYQ encoded by the coding sequence ATGTTTTATTCGTTGTACATAAGTTTTACGGATTGGGATTATATGAGTTCTGATTATAGTTTTGTTGGGTTGGGGAATTATTTTGATTTGTTTGGGGATCCGCTATTTTATGGGGTGCTCTGGAATACGTTGTATTTTAGTGTTGGTGTGGTGGTTCCTTCTGTGTTTGGCGGGCTTCTGCTGGCTCTTTTGCTGGTGAGGAAGCAAAAGGGCATGGGTTTTTACCGGACGTTGATTTTCTCGCCTTGGGTGACTCCTGCTGTTGCCGTGTCGATCGTCTGGTCGTGGATTTACGAGCCTCAAGTGGGATTGGCAAACTGGCTGCTGACATCCTTCAACCTGCCAGCTTTGGAGTGGACAAGCAGCACTACTTGGGCGATGCCTGCTGTCATCATCGTCACCATTTGGAAGGGACTCGGCTGGTGCATGATTTTTTACCTGAACGCTTTAAAAAAAGTTCCACAATCCTTGTATGAAGCTGCATCACTTGATGGTGCATCCTCCATGCAGAGATTCCTGTATATCACTTTGCCGTTAATCTCCCCCACTACCCTATTCCTGGTCATCATCACCGCTGTTGATGCTCTTCAAGCGTATGACCAGATCCAGGTACTGACCCAGGGCGGACCAGCGGGAAGCACAAGAACCATTCTGTATATGTACTATCAGTCAGCCTTCGAACAGTTCAACATGGGACAGGCTACAGCAGTCGCTACCGTTCTGGTCATTTTGACTGCATCATTATCTCTGCTCCAGTTCATTCTGTCGCGCAAATGGGTTCACTATCAATGA
- a CDS encoding carbohydrate ABC transporter permease: MAKLFLKKTIKHLFLLLFSFVMVFPFLWMVVSALKTKDEIFHFPPTMWPDSPMWHHFTEAWQLAPFGQYIFNSTFTAVAIVAIQVVNSALIAYAFTHFKFRGKNLLFGIVLLTYMLPAAATYVPSYVILANFNLLDTHTGLILSNAASVLGIFLFRQAFMQIPRELVEAATMDGANHWRILWKVVYPLSKPTFLTFTLISFVQNYNSYLWPTLILNSEEKQLVTTGLRQFFIQEGAYGIQWPLIMAASSFAVIPLLILFAFAQKWFISGISDQGLKG; the protein is encoded by the coding sequence ATGGCGAAGCTTTTTTTAAAAAAAACTATTAAACACCTATTCTTGTTGCTATTCAGCTTTGTAATGGTTTTTCCATTCCTCTGGATGGTTGTCAGTGCACTGAAAACAAAGGATGAGATATTCCATTTCCCGCCGACGATGTGGCCGGACTCTCCAATGTGGCACCATTTTACTGAGGCCTGGCAGCTGGCACCGTTTGGACAATACATATTCAATAGCACATTCACCGCTGTTGCTATCGTTGCCATTCAGGTTGTGAACTCCGCACTTATTGCCTATGCGTTCACACATTTCAAATTCCGTGGTAAAAATCTGCTATTTGGAATCGTTCTGCTGACATACATGCTCCCCGCTGCAGCAACATATGTCCCGAGCTACGTGATCCTGGCAAATTTCAACCTGCTTGATACGCATACAGGTTTGATCTTATCGAATGCAGCCAGCGTTCTCGGAATCTTCCTGTTCAGGCAGGCTTTCATGCAGATTCCAAGAGAACTTGTCGAGGCGGCAACAATGGATGGCGCAAATCATTGGCGAATTTTATGGAAAGTGGTTTATCCGCTTTCGAAGCCGACTTTTTTAACATTCACCTTGATTAGTTTTGTACAAAACTACAATAGCTACCTATGGCCTACCCTAATTTTAAACAGCGAAGAAAAGCAACTTGTCACGACTGGACTAAGGCAATTTTTCATACAGGAAGGCGCTTATGGAATACAATGGCCACTCATCATGGCGGCGAGTTCTTTCGCGGTCATTCCACTATTGATTTTATTTGCCTTCGCGCAAAAATGGTTCATATCAGGTATTAGCGATCAAGGATTAAAAGGATAA
- a CDS encoding ABC transporter substrate-binding protein: MKKNLLIILTIFAMAFSLLAGCSSDTASTSADGKVEIEFWYGLGGKLGEGVEQAIKEFNESQDEIKVIGVAQGEYDETVQKFQAAVAAKKVPGAVLLQNDPMHAFAQKGVLAPMDSFIDKDSDFNKDDFVDAFFGQGTIDGKQYAIPMYGTTQVMYYRKDIFEKHGISPDSLKTWESVAEIAKTIKEKENIYGWEPMYGPDNLIDAALSKGAKYLSEDGKEVMIDSPEWIETWEFFRKAIHEDKTMAIHHGGQGWEYWYKTIDDVMQGNAAGYTGSSGDQGDLDFSLVAAHPQPGWESHDAAPHAGAMVASIPAMATEAEQEAAFKWLKFFSSAEKTAEWSINTGYIPVRKSAKEVAAYKEFAETNPQISVPLQQAEIATPPFVDPTGGKIYDALEKAADKVEIEGKSAAEALKEAKKEAQRELDKVTRGK; this comes from the coding sequence ATGAAGAAAAATTTATTGATCATCTTAACGATTTTTGCAATGGCGTTTTCCCTGCTCGCAGGCTGCTCCAGCGATACGGCGTCAACATCAGCAGACGGGAAAGTTGAAATAGAATTTTGGTACGGGCTCGGCGGTAAACTTGGAGAGGGTGTTGAACAAGCAATCAAAGAGTTCAACGAAAGCCAGGATGAAATTAAAGTCATTGGAGTTGCTCAGGGCGAGTATGATGAAACAGTCCAAAAATTCCAGGCTGCCGTAGCTGCAAAAAAAGTACCAGGTGCGGTGCTTTTACAAAATGATCCTATGCATGCTTTTGCCCAAAAAGGGGTATTGGCACCGATGGATTCCTTCATTGATAAGGATTCTGATTTTAACAAAGATGATTTTGTTGACGCATTCTTCGGACAGGGAACTATTGACGGTAAGCAATATGCAATCCCTATGTATGGCACTACACAAGTGATGTATTATCGCAAAGACATATTTGAAAAACATGGCATTTCTCCTGACTCTTTAAAAACTTGGGAATCTGTTGCCGAGATCGCGAAGACAATCAAGGAAAAAGAAAATATTTACGGCTGGGAACCGATGTATGGCCCAGATAACCTGATTGATGCTGCGTTAAGCAAAGGCGCTAAATATCTAAGCGAAGACGGAAAAGAAGTAATGATCGATTCCCCTGAATGGATTGAAACATGGGAATTTTTCCGAAAAGCAATCCATGAAGACAAGACCATGGCAATCCACCATGGCGGCCAAGGTTGGGAATACTGGTACAAAACAATTGATGACGTTATGCAAGGCAATGCCGCAGGTTACACAGGTTCAAGCGGTGACCAGGGTGACCTTGACTTCAGTCTTGTTGCTGCACATCCACAACCAGGCTGGGAAAGCCACGATGCAGCCCCGCATGCAGGCGCGATGGTCGCATCAATCCCTGCTATGGCAACAGAAGCTGAGCAGGAAGCAGCCTTCAAATGGCTGAAGTTCTTCTCGAGCGCTGAAAAAACGGCAGAATGGTCTATTAACACAGGCTACATCCCGGTTCGAAAATCAGCTAAGGAAGTGGCAGCATACAAGGAATTTGCTGAAACAAATCCACAAATCAGCGTGCCGCTTCAGCAAGCTGAAATTGCCACCCCTCCTTTCGTAGATCCTACGGGCGGAAAAATCTACGATGCTCTGGAAAAAGCAGCGGATAAAGTTGAAATTGAAGGAAAATCTGCAGCAGAAGCATTGAAAGAAGCGAAAAAAGAAGCACAGCGAGAACTGGATAAGGTTACAAGAGGTAAATGA
- a CDS encoding CehA/McbA family metallohydrolase, giving the protein MMKTSFIGVGSGVVDAPFSSTSFYLDGEFKWLKLKVSFSKKGWYSIFVWDPADKLRIQSLYINEPKEIILSVNHDETSYSSVPGLILQGEWKLEILAATYKANPEYKFTFECGLDAAAGDGEADKFESWTGNVKTLAAKSSIALELNTFNDAKVLKTSSRWYKGDFHTHTNESDGKMSPREGMDQAKKMGLDYFAVTDHNIIPTKWINDDMLTIPGIEITSSKGHFNALGLKQWVDWRPTCTDGGMETEEGMNRVIGEVRSAGALVSINHPMLQPWEWQFRTTPLSLVDVIEIWNDPTYKDNPAATEEALQLWDILWNDGHRIYGIGGSDSHLRPDESYEKNGPPSVIGDPATYVFADGLSALTILDGVKNGNVYVTRGPVLDCQVYMDSSSYKPGSEIGANVSGDTVEFDYQVNYENIETGASLHWILNGNEYKKVLLNPSRGTTTETFQWKKTEPNWLRLEIRGNNGQLLAITNPVYCGEKKTTLQTWGELIDKIRAVPVTTRIST; this is encoded by the coding sequence ATGATGAAAACTTCCTTTATAGGAGTGGGAAGCGGCGTAGTTGATGCGCCGTTTTCTTCTACCTCTTTCTATTTAGACGGTGAATTCAAATGGCTGAAGCTGAAGGTTTCTTTTTCAAAAAAAGGCTGGTATTCCATTTTCGTCTGGGACCCAGCCGACAAGCTTAGGATTCAATCCCTTTATATCAATGAACCGAAGGAAATCATCCTATCCGTGAACCATGATGAGACGAGCTATTCGTCAGTACCCGGGCTGATTTTACAAGGAGAATGGAAGCTGGAGATATTGGCAGCTACATACAAAGCAAATCCAGAATACAAATTCACTTTTGAGTGCGGGCTGGATGCTGCGGCGGGTGATGGTGAGGCGGACAAGTTTGAATCATGGACTGGTAACGTAAAGACTTTGGCTGCTAAGAGCTCTATTGCGCTAGAGTTGAACACCTTCAACGATGCAAAGGTCCTCAAAACTTCCAGCCGATGGTATAAAGGCGATTTCCACACCCATACAAATGAATCAGATGGAAAAATGAGTCCGAGGGAAGGCATGGATCAGGCAAAAAAGATGGGGCTTGATTACTTCGCGGTAACCGACCATAACATCATCCCGACAAAATGGATAAACGATGACATGCTCACCATTCCCGGAATTGAAATCACTTCTTCCAAAGGGCATTTCAATGCGCTCGGCCTAAAGCAATGGGTTGACTGGCGGCCAACGTGCACGGATGGCGGCATGGAAACTGAGGAAGGCATGAACCGGGTCATTGGCGAGGTAAGGTCCGCCGGAGCACTTGTCAGTATTAACCACCCTATGCTCCAGCCTTGGGAATGGCAGTTCAGAACCACTCCCCTCTCCCTCGTTGATGTAATTGAAATCTGGAATGACCCGACTTATAAAGATAACCCTGCCGCGACTGAGGAGGCATTGCAGCTTTGGGACATCCTCTGGAATGACGGCCATCGGATTTATGGAATCGGGGGCTCTGATTCGCACTTGAGACCGGATGAAAGCTATGAAAAGAATGGTCCTCCTTCTGTGATAGGCGATCCGGCGACATATGTATTTGCAGACGGGCTGTCCGCTCTGACCATTTTAGATGGAGTGAAGAATGGCAATGTTTATGTTACAAGGGGACCAGTGTTGGATTGTCAGGTGTACATGGACAGCTCATCATACAAGCCGGGCAGCGAGATCGGAGCAAATGTCAGCGGAGATACCGTGGAATTTGATTATCAAGTAAACTACGAAAACATCGAGACAGGAGCTTCCCTACACTGGATCCTAAACGGCAATGAATACAAAAAAGTCTTATTAAATCCGAGCCGCGGCACAACCACCGAAACATTCCAGTGGAAAAAAACAGAACCAAACTGGCTCCGGCTCGAAATCCGTGGAAATAACGGACAACTACTCGCCATCACAAACCCAGTTTACTGCGGAGAAAAGAAAACAACCCTCCAAACCTGGGGCGAACTAATCGACAAAATTCGGGCGGTGCCTGTCACCACCCGAATTTCCACATAA
- a CDS encoding N-acetylmuramoyl-L-alanine amidase — protein MKRRLMLVLWVLPLVLLMAGGCSAEIEEQVVASAEEKNPKQVQNEVRIPVIKDFMPRLNFVPSSDVKTHVVLHFSSNAVANPENPYVYEEIRQTFIDYEVSPHYMIDRNGEIYYLLPESRAARHAGKGDLLAFPEYKDHLNRYSIGIELMAIGTQEEMAPMMSAQHYKSIPQEYIGYTEAQYDALNRLLNDITARNKNINKDRKHIIGHDEYSPERKTDPGSLFDWSKIVSVN, from the coding sequence ATGAAAAGAAGGTTGATGCTGGTGTTGTGGGTTCTGCCTTTAGTTCTGCTGATGGCTGGGGGATGCTCTGCTGAGATTGAGGAACAGGTTGTCGCGAGTGCTGAGGAAAAGAACCCTAAGCAAGTCCAAAATGAGGTGCGGATTCCGGTGATTAAGGATTTTATGCCACGGCTCAATTTCGTGCCAAGCAGTGATGTGAAAACTCATGTTGTGCTTCACTTTTCAAGCAATGCGGTCGCGAACCCAGAGAATCCGTACGTGTATGAAGAAATAAGGCAAACTTTCATAGATTACGAGGTTTCTCCGCATTACATGATTGATCGAAATGGGGAAATTTACTATTTGCTGCCGGAATCAAGGGCAGCGCGCCATGCAGGAAAAGGGGATTTGCTAGCATTTCCTGAGTATAAAGACCATTTGAACAGATACTCAATTGGTATTGAACTGATGGCAATTGGTACGCAAGAAGAGATGGCACCAATGATGTCAGCTCAGCACTATAAGAGCATTCCTCAGGAATATATTGGCTACACAGAAGCGCAGTATGATGCACTTAACCGATTGCTAAATGACATCACAGCCAGGAACAAAAATATTAATAAGGACAGGAAACACATCATAGGCCACGACGAATATTCACCAGAACGAAAAACAGACCCAGGAAGTTTATTTGACTGGTCGAAGATTGTATCTGTCAATTGA
- a CDS encoding VanZ family protein, giving the protein MFNYKLVFGVDKLMHFAGFAGVSACIGLFILLIVDHQRARQHLSVVWITLVTIGIIEEYRQYFDPGRSTEFLDAIANIIGVTTGIAISLCLSYIIERRKKVLSMVFSLYTLVLIPLLFGLLYLNERPFLTVDEPILEKIRNLGALIGF; this is encoded by the coding sequence ATGTTTAACTATAAGCTGGTGTTCGGAGTGGACAAACTGATGCATTTTGCTGGTTTTGCAGGGGTTTCGGCTTGTATAGGTTTATTCATATTACTTATCGTGGACCATCAACGAGCCAGGCAGCATTTAAGTGTGGTGTGGATTACCCTGGTGACAATTGGAATCATTGAAGAGTATCGCCAGTATTTTGATCCTGGCAGAAGCACCGAGTTCCTTGATGCCATTGCAAATATAATAGGTGTGACAACAGGGATTGCCATCTCATTATGTTTATCATATATAATTGAACGCAGAAAAAAGGTTCTATCGATGGTATTCAGTCTTTATACTCTCGTCCTGATTCCATTGCTATTTGGCTTGCTATACCTGAATGAACGCCCTTTTTTGACAGTTGATGAACCTATCCTGGAGAAAATCCGGAACCTAGGAGCCCTGATCGGTTTTTAG
- a CDS encoding OmpA family protein, translated as MNNKYRRLLDGTNSDNDFWPTFTDLLATILLVVILIMVTTTIHNENVTKAMQDEIAKGKTELEDRVKKIEEQEEQIAMLTGIRKDIVSKFEEEFKKTNLDIEIDKETAAIKFNADLLFETGKAEVRPEFKEQLKTFIPIYFNVLYKENEEHIAEIIVEGHTDDVGSYMDNLDLSQKRAYNVVRYILSDEFGDFPFKAEVVKDITANGRSESQLKKKDGNVDRQKSRRVEFKFRLRNFATDESI; from the coding sequence ATGAATAACAAATATCGGCGCCTTCTGGATGGAACCAACTCTGACAATGACTTTTGGCCAACTTTTACCGATCTGCTCGCTACTATTTTGCTCGTGGTCATCCTTATTATGGTTACCACAACGATTCACAACGAGAATGTGACGAAGGCGATGCAGGATGAAATTGCTAAGGGAAAAACGGAACTAGAGGATCGGGTGAAAAAGATCGAGGAGCAAGAAGAGCAAATTGCGATGCTTACTGGAATCCGAAAGGATATTGTCAGTAAGTTTGAAGAAGAATTCAAGAAAACGAATCTGGACATCGAAATCGACAAGGAAACAGCTGCAATAAAATTTAATGCTGACCTTCTTTTCGAGACAGGTAAAGCTGAAGTCAGACCTGAATTCAAGGAGCAGTTAAAAACCTTTATCCCTATTTACTTCAATGTCCTTTATAAAGAAAATGAGGAGCATATTGCGGAGATAATTGTTGAAGGGCATACAGATGATGTCGGTTCCTATATGGATAACCTTGACTTATCGCAAAAGCGTGCGTACAACGTCGTCAGGTATATTTTAAGTGATGAATTCGGCGACTTTCCGTTCAAAGCTGAGGTAGTAAAGGATATTACCGCGAATGGACGATCAGAAAGTCAGCTCAAAAAGAAAGATGGAAATGTAGACAGGCAAAAATCCCGCCGAGTTGAATTCAAATTCAGACTCAGGAACTTTGCCACAGATGAAAGCATTTAA
- a CDS encoding MotA/TolQ/ExbB proton channel family protein: MRSKAQVLPKWQYIIFLPPIIYVAAVYFGLVKSQSFIGNTIILATIGLLAFITHYSIKQNKRFYIYLENLLAAIKRNPDSSALVENILEKYQAERKNSDLQINIPSFLESYFADFELENKNIVKSLKLIQTFASITILIGVLGTFIGLVVSLAGIDAGLADNSIMTILSGVNTAFYTSIAGIVYSITINLHSRIVNSEQLLIQLMLKIENIIHQSDLESSDMKVIHAMVEVKHAIERMGQSFIDVADFSKNFEKATQNMYQFNADFSKNTTELSHLFGDMREVSMLFNERSKQIHDDFGKLFDYFNQQEAIQTALVNQVQHSSEKVSAVWETQVQQQKEMSFVLNNIVQDYHVTKEQFANVFNSAVERVHDAYEEMGKFFDGSLAQQQLLVESQQRIEDKNAAYIKEVGSATSVMKHILENSSFENLASVSASFTENTEKLQKFFQKLGFEIAQLKVQNDSQTSMFQNLATLMDEQLSSHRTTQAEFNDYLKESFAQNVLIQQSFHEAIANFENYKTNNERLTELAAQMEYTFKNNYVQQQQQSESLKAALNDYVIKSSDSMNKLFTLLEESLDHSFKDTLKHFQRYIGTTNDIIERKFNAMDASRSTMEEVGYFTLSQLQDSIASLDTNVQKLASDVKDKNPELIGQ, encoded by the coding sequence GTGAGAAGCAAAGCTCAAGTACTGCCAAAATGGCAATATATTATTTTTCTGCCGCCAATTATTTATGTAGCAGCGGTTTATTTCGGATTAGTAAAAAGTCAGTCATTTATTGGAAATACAATTATTTTAGCTACGATTGGTTTGTTGGCATTTATCACTCATTACTCTATTAAGCAAAATAAACGTTTCTATATTTACTTGGAGAATTTGTTGGCAGCAATCAAACGAAATCCAGATTCATCGGCACTAGTTGAAAACATATTGGAAAAGTACCAGGCTGAAAGAAAAAATAGTGATCTGCAAATCAATATTCCGTCCTTCCTGGAATCTTATTTTGCTGATTTTGAACTGGAAAATAAGAATATAGTAAAATCCTTAAAGTTAATCCAAACATTTGCCTCCATTACAATTTTGATAGGCGTTTTGGGTACATTCATCGGTCTCGTTGTCTCTCTGGCCGGAATTGATGCTGGTTTGGCTGATAACTCAATTATGACAATCCTATCCGGAGTGAATACGGCATTTTACACTAGCATTGCAGGTATTGTTTATTCAATTACAATCAATTTGCATTCAAGAATTGTAAATTCAGAACAACTTCTTATCCAGTTAATGCTTAAAATTGAAAACATTATCCACCAGAGTGACCTTGAAAGTTCTGATATGAAGGTAATCCATGCAATGGTTGAAGTGAAACATGCGATCGAACGCATGGGTCAGTCATTCATTGATGTCGCTGACTTTTCGAAGAATTTCGAAAAGGCCACCCAGAATATGTATCAATTCAATGCTGACTTTAGCAAAAATACAACGGAATTAAGCCATCTATTTGGAGATATGCGTGAAGTAAGTATGTTGTTCAATGAGAGGTCGAAACAAATACATGATGATTTTGGGAAATTATTTGATTACTTCAACCAGCAGGAGGCAATCCAAACAGCGCTTGTTAATCAGGTACAACATTCGTCTGAAAAAGTGTCTGCTGTCTGGGAAACACAAGTACAGCAACAGAAAGAAATGAGTTTTGTCCTTAATAATATCGTCCAGGATTACCATGTCACAAAAGAGCAATTCGCAAATGTATTCAATTCAGCTGTTGAACGGGTCCACGATGCTTACGAGGAGATGGGCAAATTTTTTGATGGAAGCCTTGCACAGCAGCAGCTTCTTGTCGAAAGCCAGCAGCGAATTGAGGATAAGAATGCCGCTTACATTAAAGAGGTTGGATCGGCGACTAGCGTAATGAAACATATTCTTGAGAACAGTTCATTTGAAAATCTGGCAAGTGTTTCGGCGTCTTTCACTGAGAATACTGAGAAACTGCAGAAGTTTTTCCAAAAGCTTGGCTTTGAGATTGCCCAGCTTAAGGTCCAGAATGACTCGCAGACATCTATGTTCCAAAACCTTGCCACGCTTATGGATGAACAGTTATCGTCTCACCGTACCACTCAAGCAGAATTCAATGATTACTTAAAGGAAAGTTTTGCGCAAAATGTCCTGATTCAGCAATCATTCCATGAAGCGATAGCAAACTTTGAGAATTATAAGACAAATAATGAGCGTCTTACAGAGCTGGCTGCGCAGATGGAATATACATTTAAGAACAACTATGTTCAGCAGCAACAGCAGTCTGAATCATTGAAGGCTGCTCTGAATGATTATGTCATCAAGTCTTCGGATAGCATGAACAAGCTGTTCACGCTGCTTGAGGAGAGTCTTGACCATAGTTTCAAAGATACGTTGAAGCACTTCCAGCGTTATATTGGTACGACGAATGACATTATTGAAAGAAAGTTCAATGCGATGGATGCATCAAGATCAACGATGGAAGAAGTGGGTTATTTTACATTAAGCCAGCTTCAGGACTCAATCGCTTCACTTGATACGAATGTACAAAAATTGGCTTCAGATGTGAAAGACAAAAATCCAGAATTGATTGGGCAATAA
- a CDS encoding NYN domain-containing protein: MSSSDGLLYVLPFLTDLEEDRVFPEFFKMVGNHYFMYRIAESVGGHPFIPFPSYAAAELEELSLIDEGSVFPKESNEFLQVFSEAISPLDSIKRKAQLVSRGESSFSNKQNIHRTIEQINRFLINANRSKIDRIPVLSIPFKKEYSLTRLHVSKMLNNQKWIRQLISFFQYITENKVKGCPGLKIDSFLFNEEGEIEKFLMYNMLERSKSNVSEMEVLQHNLGVFAALIEDFSGELYGSGYREDQHNSDFNLLMIALNNNEYAFDDFIEIEAFLESQGKRGKSQEKIAVFLDTANIFTGLHTYDIHFSSLLSKIFGEKKNITEQYAALFYPVYESASKTRYEKARRDEFKASLEAQGFQVLVAANGRDKAKVIEGGREIDVDDLMLIAKMKERMDKFKKVLVLTGDKHFLPIMKVYEENGIEVNVVSIHEDDTAQEVKTHFKDRHHLITDYWESILI, translated from the coding sequence ATGTCTTCATCGGATGGTTTGTTGTATGTTCTTCCTTTTTTAACGGATTTGGAGGAGGATAGGGTGTTCCCGGAATTTTTTAAGATGGTTGGGAATCACTATTTTATGTATAGGATTGCTGAGAGTGTTGGCGGCCATCCTTTTATTCCGTTTCCTTCTTATGCTGCGGCAGAGTTGGAAGAATTATCGTTAATCGATGAGGGATCTGTCTTTCCAAAGGAATCGAATGAATTCCTTCAGGTTTTTTCAGAAGCAATTTCACCCCTTGATTCCATTAAAAGAAAGGCACAATTAGTTTCTAGAGGGGAGAGCTCCTTCTCGAATAAACAGAATATTCATAGAACAATTGAGCAAATAAATCGATTTCTAATCAATGCAAATCGTTCAAAGATTGATAGAATTCCGGTTTTGTCGATTCCATTCAAGAAGGAATATTCTCTCACTCGGCTTCACGTCAGTAAAATGCTTAATAATCAAAAGTGGATCCGGCAGCTAATTAGTTTTTTCCAATACATCACCGAAAATAAGGTGAAGGGCTGTCCAGGTTTGAAAATAGATTCCTTCTTATTCAACGAAGAAGGAGAGATAGAGAAGTTTCTAATGTACAACATGCTTGAACGGTCAAAATCAAATGTATCGGAAATGGAAGTACTACAGCACAATCTAGGGGTATTTGCAGCTTTGATTGAAGACTTTTCGGGTGAGTTATACGGATCTGGCTACAGGGAAGACCAGCATAATTCGGACTTCAATCTATTGATGATCGCACTGAATAATAATGAATATGCATTTGATGATTTTATTGAGATTGAAGCTTTTTTGGAGAGTCAGGGAAAAAGAGGGAAATCACAGGAAAAGATTGCTGTATTTCTTGATACGGCCAATATTTTTACAGGTTTGCATACATATGATATTCATTTTAGCAGCCTATTGTCGAAGATTTTTGGGGAAAAGAAAAATATAACCGAGCAATATGCCGCCCTTTTTTACCCTGTATACGAAAGTGCTTCAAAAACTAGATATGAAAAGGCAAGAAGAGATGAATTCAAGGCTAGTCTTGAAGCACAGGGATTTCAAGTCCTAGTGGCTGCAAATGGCAGGGATAAGGCAAAAGTCATCGAAGGCGGTCGGGAGATAGATGTGGATGACCTTATGTTAATTGCCAAAATGAAGGAGCGGATGGATAAGTTCAAAAAGGTTCTTGTCCTGACAGGTGATAAGCACTTCCTTCCAATCATGAAGGTGTATGAAGAAAATGGTATTGAGGTTAATGTCGTCTCGATTCATGAGGATGACACTGCACAGGAAGTAAAAACTCATTTTAAGGATAGGCATCATCTCATTACTGATTATTGGGAAAGCATTTTGATATAA